The Rhodocytophaga rosea genome has a segment encoding these proteins:
- a CDS encoding flotillin family protein: MVFNITIVGLVIIAFILIGIIAMISKWYRKAEQGQALVRTGIGGTQVSFSGMIVVPVLHSLEHMDISLKTVMIARQGKEGLICKDNLRADIKVTFFVRVNKTQDDVIQVGQSIGCRRASDTQALEDLFDAKFSEALKTVGKKFEFIELYNSRELFKHEILQIIGTDLNGYILDDCAIDYLEQTHIEELNENNILDAEGIKKIIELTAKQKILSNHIEREKEKTITQQNVQAKEAILELNRQLAETEEKQKREIASIKAREESETAVIQQQERLKSEKARIQTEEESRIAEENRDRQIIVARKNKERIEAVETERVDKDRLLEVTEKQRIVSLADIAKEKAIEEERKNIQEVIRERVVVQKAVVTEEEKIKDTQAFALADREKAVAIKKAEMLAEQALVQQIKAAEADRQSAEFKAKRIMIEADAEQATAGKKAEAMKILADAETSKAAALGIAEAQVMQAKALAKEKEGKADATIIENKAIAEAKSIEVMAKAQADADEKLGLVAAKVNKEKGLAEANVIEIKAQAEEKKGLTEAKIMHEKFTAEAKGIESKADAMKKMDGIGKEHEEFKLKLQKEKEVELATINIQKNIADAQATVIAEALKSAKIDIVGGETMFFDKIINSVSTGKSVDRLLSNSHNLTDVKNTFFGNGNGKEDKEAHFKQSLKRLVDQFGISSEDVKNLSVAALILQMSKLTDDKESKSLLNNLLSSAKKKGVSDDAAHSLGIW; this comes from the coding sequence ATGGTTTTCAACATTACAATTGTAGGTTTAGTAATCATAGCATTTATCCTGATTGGTATAATTGCCATGATCTCAAAATGGTACCGTAAAGCCGAACAAGGCCAGGCCTTAGTCAGGACTGGTATCGGAGGTACACAGGTTTCATTTTCAGGAATGATCGTTGTTCCCGTGCTACATAGCCTGGAGCACATGGACATTTCCTTAAAAACGGTAATGATTGCTAGGCAGGGAAAGGAAGGCCTTATTTGTAAGGATAACTTACGGGCAGATATTAAAGTAACTTTCTTTGTACGAGTAAATAAAACCCAGGATGACGTAATTCAAGTGGGCCAGTCTATTGGCTGCCGCAGGGCTTCTGACACTCAGGCACTAGAAGATCTATTTGATGCCAAATTTTCAGAAGCATTAAAAACCGTTGGTAAAAAGTTTGAATTCATTGAACTCTATAATTCCCGTGAACTATTTAAGCACGAAATTCTGCAAATTATCGGTACTGATCTGAATGGATATATCCTCGACGATTGCGCCATTGATTACTTAGAGCAAACCCACATTGAAGAACTCAATGAAAACAATATTCTGGATGCAGAAGGTATCAAAAAAATCATTGAACTAACGGCTAAACAGAAAATTCTTTCTAACCACATTGAGCGTGAAAAAGAAAAAACCATTACCCAGCAAAACGTACAAGCCAAAGAAGCTATACTGGAACTAAACCGGCAACTGGCAGAAACTGAAGAAAAGCAGAAACGGGAAATTGCTTCTATTAAAGCCAGAGAAGAATCTGAAACAGCGGTAATTCAACAACAGGAACGCCTAAAATCAGAAAAAGCCCGCATACAGACGGAAGAAGAATCCAGAATTGCTGAAGAAAACCGTGATCGCCAGATTATTGTAGCCCGCAAAAACAAAGAGCGCATTGAAGCGGTAGAAACAGAACGTGTAGACAAAGACCGTTTGCTGGAAGTAACCGAAAAGCAGCGTATTGTTTCGCTTGCTGATATTGCCAAAGAAAAAGCTATAGAAGAAGAGCGCAAGAACATTCAGGAAGTGATCCGGGAAAGAGTGGTAGTACAGAAAGCAGTGGTGACAGAAGAAGAAAAAATAAAAGATACCCAGGCATTTGCCCTCGCAGACCGTGAAAAAGCAGTGGCTATCAAAAAAGCAGAGATGCTTGCAGAACAAGCATTGGTTCAACAAATTAAAGCTGCTGAAGCCGACCGCCAGTCAGCTGAATTTAAGGCAAAACGTATCATGATTGAGGCTGATGCTGAACAGGCAACTGCCGGCAAAAAAGCAGAAGCTATGAAAATACTGGCCGATGCGGAAACTTCAAAAGCAGCTGCCTTAGGTATCGCCGAAGCCCAGGTAATGCAGGCCAAAGCTCTCGCCAAAGAAAAAGAAGGAAAAGCCGATGCTACTATTATTGAAAACAAAGCCATTGCCGAAGCCAAAAGTATCGAAGTAATGGCCAAAGCCCAGGCGGATGCCGATGAAAAATTAGGGCTTGTAGCTGCTAAAGTGAATAAAGAAAAAGGTCTGGCCGAAGCAAATGTAATCGAAATAAAAGCACAGGCGGAAGAGAAGAAAGGCCTCACCGAAGCCAAAATTATGCATGAGAAATTCACAGCTGAAGCCAAAGGTATTGAAAGCAAGGCAGATGCGATGAAGAAGATGGACGGCATAGGCAAAGAACACGAAGAGTTCAAGCTCAAATTGCAGAAAGAGAAAGAAGTGGAACTGGCTACCATTAACATTCAGAAAAACATCGCTGATGCTCAGGCTACAGTAATAGCCGAAGCCCTGAAATCTGCTAAAATTGATATTGTGGGTGGTGAAACTATGTTCTTCGATAAAATCATCAATTCGGTGAGTACCGGTAAATCAGTGGATAGATTGCTAAGCAATAGTCATAACCTGACGGATGTAAAAAACACTTTCTTCGGAAATGGCAATGGTAAAGAAGACAAAGAAGCCCATTTTAAACAAAGCCTCAAGCGCCTGGTAGACCAGTTTGGCATCTCTTCTGAAGACGTAAAAAACCTGAGTGTAGCTGCTCTGATCCTGCAAATGTCAAAACTGACTGATGATAAGGAATCCAAAAGTTTGCTAAATAATCTGCTTTCCTCTGCCAAAAAGAAGGGCGTTTCTGACGATGCCGCCCACAGCCTGGGTATCTGGTAA
- a CDS encoding OB-fold-containig protein, whose protein sequence is MNDLLEAAISGVNIIPTSLLIFILVYWLIVMMGLIDMKSIDIIPDHDFHMDVHTDVDTDIPAKEIHTGLHGYDAGSVSWINSVLVFFNLGQVPFMVFMSFFILPVWVISILSNHYLGNSSFLMGLLLLIPILVISLFVAKFLTMPFVRMFSYLYKDPEQEEVIGRVCTVLLPANAEKMGQAVIRSRGNTLMLNVKTSDGESLAKGKNALVLEFKKDKNYYVVQEVEA, encoded by the coding sequence ATGAACGATTTATTGGAAGCGGCCATATCGGGCGTTAATATTATTCCTACCAGTCTATTAATATTTATTCTCGTCTACTGGCTGATTGTCATGATGGGTTTAATAGACATGAAGTCCATAGACATTATCCCCGACCATGATTTTCACATGGATGTCCATACAGATGTGGATACGGATATACCTGCCAAGGAAATTCATACCGGCCTTCACGGATATGATGCTGGTTCGGTGAGTTGGATAAACTCAGTTCTGGTATTTTTCAATCTGGGCCAGGTACCTTTTATGGTATTTATGAGTTTTTTTATTCTGCCTGTCTGGGTTATTTCCATTCTAAGTAATCATTATCTGGGTAATTCCTCTTTTCTGATGGGTTTATTACTACTTATTCCTATTCTAGTCATTAGCTTATTTGTTGCTAAATTCCTTACCATGCCTTTTGTAAGAATGTTCAGTTATCTGTATAAAGATCCTGAGCAAGAGGAAGTGATAGGCAGGGTATGTACTGTACTATTGCCAGCCAATGCTGAAAAAATGGGTCAGGCTGTCATTAGGTCCAGAGGAAATACATTAATGTTGAATGTAAAAACAAGCGATGGTGAATCTCTGGCAAAAGGCAAGAATGCGTTGGTGCTGGAGTTTAAAAAAGATAAAAATTACTATGTAGTGCAGGAAGTAGAAGCATAA
- a CDS encoding sensor histidine kinase, translating into MNRYTIRLLVVLAAIAITGIISTQVFWLRRAFDLKEKQFNQTVNIALKSVAEQILAYNQHAAPVINPVCQYSTNYFVVSVNDVIDANVLEYFLRKEFSKRNVTMDFEYGIYDCNSERMVYGNYVNTGAGEFELHQTKRTDLPKWENKTYYFGVNFPTRENHLLSQMGIWGFSSFVLLVMVVFFAYALFVILKQKRLSEIQRDFINNMTHEFKTPISTIAISSEVLKNPSILENPGRLLNYATIIQEQACRLKNQVETVLQMASIDKDQIKLRKEPVDVHEVIYKAVENIEELLKQQNGSITYQLEADESIVQADCLHLTNMIYNLLDNAIKYSSISPQICIITKNEKKGIWLCIRDNGIGISKEYQKKIFDKFYRVPTGNVHDVKGFGLGLNYIQSLVKAHKGHITLLSELHNGSTFSIFLPAQ; encoded by the coding sequence ATGAACAGGTACACGATCCGTTTACTGGTGGTTCTGGCAGCAATTGCCATTACCGGCATTATATCCACCCAGGTATTCTGGCTGAGGCGGGCTTTCGACCTGAAAGAAAAGCAGTTTAACCAAACCGTTAATATTGCGCTTAAAAGTGTAGCTGAACAGATTCTGGCGTATAACCAGCATGCGGCTCCGGTAATTAATCCGGTTTGTCAGTATTCCACTAATTATTTTGTAGTGTCGGTAAACGATGTAATTGATGCCAATGTGCTGGAGTATTTTCTCCGCAAAGAGTTTAGCAAACGGAATGTTACCATGGATTTTGAGTATGGCATATACGATTGCAACAGCGAACGCATGGTGTATGGAAATTATGTAAATACCGGGGCTGGTGAATTTGAACTGCATCAGACCAAACGTACAGACCTACCTAAGTGGGAAAATAAAACCTATTATTTTGGCGTAAATTTCCCAACCCGTGAGAATCATTTATTATCACAGATGGGTATATGGGGATTTTCCTCGTTCGTATTGCTGGTAATGGTTGTATTCTTTGCATACGCCCTTTTTGTAATTCTGAAGCAAAAAAGACTTTCTGAAATTCAGCGGGATTTCATCAATAACATGACTCATGAATTTAAAACGCCTATTTCTACCATTGCTATATCCTCAGAAGTTCTGAAAAATCCCTCTATTCTGGAAAATCCCGGACGTTTATTGAACTACGCAACCATTATTCAGGAACAAGCCTGCCGGCTGAAAAATCAGGTAGAAACCGTATTACAAATGGCATCTATTGATAAGGATCAGATCAAACTCAGAAAAGAGCCTGTAGATGTACATGAAGTAATTTATAAAGCAGTTGAGAATATTGAAGAATTACTCAAGCAACAGAATGGAAGTATTACTTATCAATTAGAAGCCGACGAATCCATTGTTCAGGCAGATTGCCTGCACTTAACCAATATGATTTATAATCTGTTAGACAATGCTATTAAATACTCCTCTATAAGCCCTCAAATCTGTATTATTACAAAGAATGAAAAAAAAGGTATATGGCTCTGCATTCGCGACAATGGTATTGGGATCAGCAAAGAGTATCAGAAAAAAATCTTTGACAAGTTTTATCGTGTTCCCACCGGAAATGTGCACGATGTAAAAGGATTCGGCTTAGGCCTTAACTATATCCAATCTCTGGTAAAAGCTCATAAAGGCCATATTACCCTTTTAAGTGAACTTCATAATGGAAGTACTTTTAGCATTTTTTTACCAGCCCAATAG
- a CDS encoding YggS family pyridoxal phosphate-dependent enzyme, with amino-acid sequence MISIQENIRSFDTLLQDTSCKLIAVTKTKPIEMLMQAYEAGSKRFGENKVQEMVEKYEQLPKDIEWHLIGHLQSNKVKYIAPFVSMIHSIDSLKLLQEVDKQAKKYNKIIPCLLQIHIAEEETKFGLSYQEAEELLQSSGLSVLKNITIAGLMGMATFTDNQEHIRQEFRGLKLFFEQMKRKTLPAQVKLTELSIGMSGDYQIAIEEGSTLIRVGSSIFGAR; translated from the coding sequence ATGATAAGCATTCAGGAAAATATCCGTTCATTCGATACTCTGTTACAGGACACATCCTGCAAATTAATTGCTGTAACCAAAACAAAGCCTATAGAAATGCTGATGCAGGCATACGAAGCCGGAAGTAAGCGTTTTGGGGAAAATAAAGTACAGGAAATGGTAGAGAAATACGAACAACTACCCAAAGATATTGAATGGCACCTGATCGGACACTTACAAAGTAACAAAGTGAAATATATCGCTCCTTTTGTCAGTATGATTCATTCCATAGACAGCCTTAAATTATTACAGGAAGTGGACAAACAAGCTAAAAAATACAATAAAATTATTCCTTGTTTGCTGCAAATTCATATTGCGGAGGAAGAGACTAAATTTGGTCTGTCATATCAGGAGGCTGAGGAATTATTGCAATCCTCAGGATTAAGTGTTCTGAAGAATATTACTATAGCAGGTTTAATGGGGATGGCTACTTTTACGGATAACCAGGAGCATATTAGGCAAGAGTTCCGTGGGTTGAAATTGTTTTTTGAGCAGATGAAACGCAAAACATTACCGGCTCAGGTAAAACTCACAGAGCTTTCTATAGGCATGAGCGGCGATTATCAGATAGCGATTGAGGAAGGAAGCACATTAATCCGGGTAGGCAGTTCTATTTTTGGTGCCAGATAA